Proteins found in one Ornithorhynchus anatinus isolate Pmale09 chromosome 8, mOrnAna1.pri.v4, whole genome shotgun sequence genomic segment:
- the TMEM42 gene encoding transmembrane protein 42, which produces MLGGARAAAAARASGLAGLFAALAATLAKLAVGAGVRDRAQPPLLRIVCAIFIFVSNSLMWTFYAKGLNLASSSAMVSIMTTTANFLATAFFGYLLYGETRAVMWWVGIGMTICGLLLLQTDVSCAEGGRAAKRKEN; this is translated from the exons ATGTTGgggggggcccgggcggcggcggcggcgcgggcctCGGGCCTGGCCGGGCTCTTCGCCGCCCTGGCCGCCACCCTGGCCAAGCTGGCCGTGGGCGCCGGAGTCCGGGACCGAGCG CAACCCCCGCTGCTCCGGATAGTATGTGCCATCTTCATCTTCGTTTCCAATTCCCTGATGTGGACCTTCTATGCCAAAGGACTCAATCTCGCCTCCTCTTCAGCCATGGTTTCCATTATGACGACCACAGCCAACTTCCTTGCCACT gcaTTCTTTGGGTACCTGCTGTACGGAGAGACTCGCGCCGTGATGTGGTGGGTTGGCATCGGCATGACCATCTGTGGGCTCCTGCTACTGCAGACAGACGTTTCCTGTGCGGAGGGCGGAAGAGCTGCCAAGAGGAAAGAGAACTAG